In one window of Thunnus thynnus chromosome 23, fThuThy2.1, whole genome shotgun sequence DNA:
- the LOC137175836 gene encoding uncharacterized protein gives MLTLPSHTSHCLQPLDKTVYGPLRTYYNRAMDGWMRTNPGKTATIYDIPGLVKEAFMSAMTPRNIISGFKITGIFPFNRDIFPDEDYAPSMVTDRSNPEEPSNCADLSVPSTHAMSSDCSSAVPDPDEPLATLPEPLNRIMNPEHSSVSDATGSPAHLGYVSPGDILPLPKATATKPRMKRKIVKTKILTDTPEKLEATNDRENKKTEKEKKKTEKEEKKALKGSKQIKSKKKSVDYSSSKESDINISVYNTNDYDSSEDDLSDDDSDKNLSAGDFVIVNFVGKNKSYNYIGSVEKVEGADISTKFLRQSRGSSVDGKPTFTFKENDEGLIPGSDVLKRLPRSQKLHIHIPLQH, from the coding sequence ATGCTCACTCTGCCATCTCACACCTCCCATTGCTTACAACCCTTAGACAAAACAGTCTATGGACCACTGAGGACCTACTACAATAGAGCCATGGATGGTTGGATGCGTACAAACCCTGGTAAAACCGCAACAATTTATGACATTCCAGGACTTGTGAAGGAAGCATTCATGTCTGCAATGACACCAAGGAACATCATCTCAGGATTCAAAATTACAGGCATATTCCCGTTCAACAGGGATATTTTTCCAGATGAAGATTATGCCCCATCCATGGTCACAGACAGATCAAACCCAGAGGAGCCATCAAACTGTGCTGACCTGTCTGTACCATCAACCCATGCCATGAGTTCTGATTGCTCATCAGCAGTTCCAGACCCAGACGAGCCACTTGCTACTCTGCCTGAACCATTAAACAGAATCATGAATCCTGAACACTCGTCTGTCAGTGATGCTACTGGTTCTCCTGCCCATTTGGGGTATGTGTCTCCAGGAGACATACTTCCCCTCCCTAAAGCCACAGCAACCAAACCTAGAATGAAAAGGAAgatagtaaaaacaaaaatcttgaCCGACACACCAGAAAAGCTGGAGGCAACCaatgacagagaaaataaaaagaccgaaaaagagaagaaaaagactgaaaaagaggagaaaaaggcTCTGAAAGGgtcaaaacaaatcaaatccaaGAAGAAATCTGTTGACTACAGTAGCTCAAAGGAAAGTGacataaacatttcagtttacAACACCAATGACTATGATAGTTCAGAAGATGACCTGAGTGATGATGATAGTGATAAGAATCTGTCTGCTGGTgactttgtcattgtgaacTTTGTGGGTAAAAACAAATCCTATAATTACATTGGATCCGTGGAGAAGGTTGAGGGAGCTGACATCAGTACAAAGTTTCTGAGACAAAGTCGTGGGAGTTCTGTGGATGGAAAGCCCACCTTCACATTCAAAGAGAACGATGAAGGACTCATCCCTGGAAGTGATGTCCTCAAGAGACTGCCTAGATCGCAAAAACTTCATATTCATATACCCCTGCAGCATTGA
- the LOC137176277 gene encoding NXPE family member 3-like, with protein MIKMYDFKGRPKKSGGDVLLARLHNRALGAGVAGKVLDHLNGSYSAVFSLLWEGSAQVEFLSYQVTLVHPSEAVTVLHRLTREQPDRISFRSVFRSGSVSETTTCNVCLRPTQQPLCNYTDLITGEPWFCYKPKKLSCDARITNYNGGFHKQLKAQEEKLFRSGVNMKVYIRASGSASVTVLPKNKDQPEVKSSIVHSGPVGYYYQGAWQALSGTKVRHFNTSSVISQCLKGKVVHLYGDSTIRQWFEHLNTVLPDLKQFNLHSTVQVGPFMALDYANNILVNFRFHGPPVRSRNVPAIELHYIANELDHVVGGTNTVVVFGIWAHFSTFPIELYIRRLQSIRRAVVRLLDRAPGTLVLIRTANPKTMTPDAALTNSDWYSLQRDKVLRAMFKGLNVHLLDVWEMVLAHHLPHNLHPQPPIIKNIIDVVLSYICPQKGS; from the exons ATGATTAAAATGTATGACTTCAAGGGCCGTCCGAAGAAGTCTGGGGGAGACGTCTTACTTGCCCGTCTGCACAACCGAGCACTTGGTGCAGGTGTGGCTGGGAAAGTGCTGGATCATCTCAATGGCTCCTACTctgctgtattttctttactCTGGGAGGGAAGCGCACAGGTTGAG TTTCTGTCCTATCAGGTGACGCTGGTTCACCCCAGTGAGGCTGTCACAGTGTTGCACAGGCTGACCAGAGAACAGCCAGATAGGATTTCTTTCCGGAGTGTCTTCCGCTCAGGCTCAGTCTCTGAAACCACCACCTGCAATGTCTGCCTGCGTCCGACCCAGCAGCCATTGTGCAACTACACTGACCTCATTACAGGCGAGCCGTGGTTCTGCTACAAGCCAAAGAAGCTGAGCTGTGACGCCAGGATCACCAACTACAATGGCGGGTTTCATAAACAGCTCAAGGCTCAGGAGGAGAAGCTCTTTCGAAG TGGTGTCAACATGAAAGTCTACATTCGAGCTTCAGGATCTGCTAGTGTCACCGTGTTGCCAAAAAATAAAG ATCAACCAGAGGTGAAGAGCAGCATTGTGCATTCTGGACCTGTTGGCTATTACTACCAGGGTGCATGGCAAGCATTAAGTGGCACCAAAGTCCGCCATTTCAACACATCGTCTGTCATCAGTCAGTGTCTGAAAGGCAAGGTCGTCCACTTGTATGGAGACTCTACCATCAGGCAGTGGTTTGAACACCTCAACACAGTACTGCCAG ATCTCAAGCAGTTTAATCTGCACAGTACAGTTCAAGTTGGACCTTTCATGGCTTTAGACTACGCAAACAACATTTTGGTGAATTTCAGATTCCACGGTCCCCCTGTCCGTTCTAGAAATGTCCCAGCCATCGAGCTGCACTACATTGCCAATGAACTAGACCATGTAGTTGGAGGCACCAACACCGTTGTAGTTTTTGGCATCTGGGCACACTTCAGCACTTTCCCCATCGAGCTCTACATCCGGCGGCTGCAGAGCATCCGCAGGGCGGTAGTGCGGCTGCTGGACAGGGCTCCAGGCACATTGGTTTTAATCCGGACTGCAAACCCCAAAACTATGACGCCTGATGCAGCACTGACCAATAGCGACTGGTACTCGCTGCAGCGTGACAAGGTACTCAGAGCCATGTTCAAAGGACTAAATGTTCATCTGCTGGACGTCTGGGAGATGGTCTTGGCCCACCACCTGCCACACAACCTCCATCCACAACCTCCCATTATTAAGAATATCATTGATGTTGTTTTGTCCTACATCTGCCCTCAAAAGGGCAGCTAG